A stretch of DNA from Telopea speciosissima isolate NSW1024214 ecotype Mountain lineage chromosome 5, Tspe_v1, whole genome shotgun sequence:
CGCTATTGTGCGCACAAGCACCTCACGGCAGCCCATAAATAATagattgtttgtttttttttttaaacaaatcaTAAAGCAATCTCAAAAGCAatcattatgttttttttttttttaagtaaaaaaaaacacatcatTACTCACGGTCACATcaacaataaatttttttttctttctttttctttctttttctttcttcttctttcttcatcaagCAGCAGTCGTGCTTGGCCACTGTCAAGCATGGTTGCTGTCCCTttcatcgttttttttttctttaaaaaaaaaacacctgttGCCATGCTGCCaggtataaaaaaaaacacgGAGGCCATAGCTACTGCCGGTTGAGCGCAGTCGCGGCAGCCGCTGGCCGAGGCCGGCTACTGCCATTGTCGCACACGGCTGGCCCTTGGCTGCGGTGCGCCTTGCACATGGCAGCAGTAGCAGCCACTGCCGCCCCGTTCGCCAAGGCAGCGCGGCCAAGGATGGTCGAtcgagagaggaagaggaagaaggaaaaaaaacatatttctctccaaaaaaaaattgcgaACAACAAGCCTTAATCGGCTCTGATGCCACTATTAGCATACGAGCATTCCAAATCCATTAATCAGAGAGGTTTAGGGATTccctgaaccgaatggaatcgcaaCGGAAGGGACAATCGAAGGCGGCTTGCAGTTACGAACACAACGcgatctctacaggcttctccatagagaactccacaccacaaaactcTAGGCAacaatggaaaccctaggaaacgcagaacttgaaagagagggagagatctaattaattaatgcaCCTAAGGTTTATGCCTTATGTCTATATATAGGCTAAACCCTGGGATTGGCCAATCAGAGGAGGGattggtcacttaagtgaccgtccctctctctctctctcgttattGGCTCGGCCGGCCTACCCCATGTGGGCGGACCAGCTGAGCCTCAGGCCCATCACCAATTTACAAATTACTTACTTGTGGAAAGTGAGAGTAAAGAGCTGATCCAAATGCTGAATCAGGAGCAActgaggttgtcaatataataCAAGACATCAAGTATCTTGCATCCTACCTCCAATGATGTTCCTTTTCATATATTCCAAAGGAGAATAATATCATGGTTGACTCCTTTGCAAGGAAGGCATTGTCTATTGCATGTCGGACAAGTTGGTCCATATCCACTCCTTGGATTTCTGATTTTCGGATTCCGAGTGCTTTGCACGcatattacccaaaaaaaaaaaaaatcatgaatctATTGATTTGAATCATTTATGATACTTAACATGTTACATGTTCTTCTATAGCGTTTGAAGGCTTAAAaagttaaaataattatttgaagAGAAGTGCCATGAATTTAGTACATTCTATAGAATTCAAGTCTCCCAATGTACCAACTAATGCTTTAATCATCAGCTTTCACCTTGTTCAACCTTAAATGACCTCTTACAATTTCCTAAGCCCATAAAAGATTAGATTTCAGATCTCCATCTCCCTTATCTTTGAATCTTTGATGTGCTTCCTCACATTGTTCAGTATCGCGTCAAACCTCTGATGAACATCTGTGTCAGCAATTCTCAATAGCAAGGAGGTTAGTTCAGATTGGCTTAGAAGAAgtgaagaatgagaaggaaaaggatTGACATCGGAACAGAGAGAACATTTAAAGATGGTGCCATCCCCACAATCTTTCCAATACCATCTTGATAGAGTGGTAGAGTTCTCTCTTGAAATGCAGGTGGGGGTATAGATATACCATTAGATCTTCTTACACTGCATGTGAACAGAATACCCAAGCAAAAAAAGTAAGTGAAGATTAGAATGAGCCTACATTAGGACTTTGGTTTTGTTAACTAGGCAAATGCTTGCATCAGGATTATAAAACTTGCAacagacagagacagagacagagatctTACCCATTAACACCAGGGCAGAAAGTGATAGTGTACTGGAAAGCCTGGCATGTGAAAGTGCTTGTGCCATCGTCAAATGCATAGCTATAGGCCCTTGGACAAGCTTGCTTGAAGATCGTCGAGTAGAATGACGGTCTACATGCAGTTGGATTGGCAAACTCTCCACTGCAGCAGTACTGATCAAGCCCAAATGCCTCACAAGCACTCTTACATGCAACCACACCCCCTGTCTCAGCACCATCCACTACCTGCAGCTCTTTCGGGCAACCTGGTTTCAGATTTCATTGATTAGTTCATCATATGCAGCAGCTCTCTAAATTGTGAAACTGTGTCAAATTTATCTCTACTGGAATATCTACAGTGAACCACCATTGGAACTCCTTGATGTTAAGCTTTTAATAAGGGTAGAAGCATCATCTACTATTACCCAAATTGAGATCTGTAACACAACCCGTCGCATTACAGACGCCATAGACACCATTCGGTATGGCAACTAATGGCAAATTGTAACCGTCAACGATACTGACGTCATAGAAATCTTTGTCATTGCCATTCCCGAGAGTGATCTCGAAGAGTGATGCAGGTGGTTCAGCACCATTACCATTACATTCCAGCCTTCCCCCACAATCCCCAGTCTGGCATGTCCCATTCCCTGTGTCATCAAAACTGCAACCAGTTCTTGCCCAGATGCGACCAGACCACCGAGGAACTGCAGGAATATCAACACTCCTGCCAGACTCTAATTCGAATCCGGTCATTGGAAGCTGTGGAGTCCCTGCACCGGCTAGTGTACCTGGCCAAATTGTATGTGGGCAATTATTAGCTACAGTGAAGGAGCAAGAAAATGAGccatggaagaaagagaagataaagatGAAGATGAGCAAGAACTCAATAGTGTTCAGGGTTGGTGACATTGTTTCAAAAGGTTGGCTTGGGGGAATTGGGGGAAAGATCCAGAGGGGGAGGAGCCATTGCTAAATATTGCATGAAGTCTTAAAGGAATTTCATACGAGGCACAAGGAATTGTGTGAAGAGAATGGAAGGTCAGGGGTTACGTTACTTTCACAACTCTCTCAGCCGTAGTCGACCAATTGAGGTTTAGTATTGTTTCTAAATTAGGGTGGCCTCACCGACAAGCGATacctttctttgtttattttcctGGGATCAGGTTGAACTTTGACGAGAGATTTCCCCAGTGTACGATTCCTCATGGGTTCAGAAGAATCATCCTATGAGGCCCAACTTCGGAGAACCCTCAATTGAAATGATGCAAGATACCTGTAAAAAAGCCATGGTTCCATGAGGCCCAACTCTGTTGGACCCATCTGTAGTGACCCTCAGATTGTGACAACTGGTGGACGCCAACCATCAACATATCAAATCAAAGGGTTATACAAGAGGGTCTCACATGAGACTGGTGCCACTAAATCACTTTTACCACAAAGAATACAGAATAGAATCAAATGGTTATACAAGAGGGTCTCACATGAGATTGGTGCCACTAAATCACTTTTCAgcataaacacaaaaaaaaaaattaagaaataaaaaatgaggatgggggggggtggggggtgggaaTTAGATATAAAGAGAGAGACCTGCTCTCTTCACACCTAAAGGAGATTTTTACAATCAAAGATATCATATGTAAATCACCTTAATCTCCCCACATATGGAGCAAAGTATCAAATTCTCTAGCTAAACTGCAAAGCGGCAAGACCATTACATGACCTCATGAAAAGTTTCATCTTTTAAAGATCTAAGATTTCCTTCAGCTCTCCACAGTTCTCAATAAAGACAAAA
This window harbors:
- the LOC122661177 gene encoding pathogenesis-related thaumatin-like protein 3.5, with the protein product MSPTLNTIEFLLIFIFIFSFFHGSFSCSFTVANNCPHTIWPGTLAGAGTPQLPMTGFELESGRSVDIPAVPRWSGRIWARTGCSFDDTGNGTCQTGDCGGRLECNGNGAEPPASLFEITLGNGNDKDFYDVSIVDGYNLPLVAIPNGVYGVCNATGCVTDLNLGCPKELQVVDGAETGGVVACKSACEAFGLDQYCCSGEFANPTACRPSFYSTIFKQACPRAYSYAFDDGTSTFTCQAFQYTITFCPGVNGVRRSNGISIPPPAFQERTLPLYQDGIGKIVGMAPSLNVLSVPMSILFLLILHFF